Within Hydra vulgaris chromosome 02, alternate assembly HydraT2T_AEP, the genomic segment aatataaaagatttaggcctttatcgcgacgatggtttaatagtaatgcgtagaaaatctggtccacagctcgacaaaattagaaaagatattataaaaatttttaaaaatattggctttcaaatcgaaataaacataaatttaaaaattgtgaattttcttgatgtcacatttaacctctctgaaaattcatataagcctttcaaaaaaccaaacgatgaactattatatattaacattaacTCTAACCATCCACCCCAAGTTCTAAAACAAATCccgatttcaattaataacagaCTAAACCAAAATTCCTCaaatgaaaatgtattcaattcctCTAAACGAATATTTAAAGATGCCctaaaaaaaagtggttttgaaaattttgaactaaaatttgaccctgagaaaaaaagaatacaaaaaaacgaaatagaactagaaatgtaatttggttcaaccccccataaagcaaaaattttctactaacataggaaaagtgtttttaaaattggttgatAAGCATTTCCCGCGATCTAATaaactacataaaatttttaatcgaaatacaattaaagttagctacagttgcacaaaaaatatggaaagaattataaaaggtcacaataaggctttgttaaacaaaaaagaaatcctaaatgaaaaaaatacagaaaattgtaattgtaaactaaaaatcaattgtccaatgagtggaagttgtttatcaaaaaatgtggtatataaatgtgttgtttcctctaagaatgtacctgataaacaatatattggcataacagagggtgaatggaaaaaacgttttgccaatcataagcaatctttcaagaataaaaagtattcaaaagacaccatgctgtcaaaatatatatgggaattaaaagaaaaaaatattgatgattttatactgaattggtctatccttaaaacagcgcctgcatataacaatatttccaaaaaatgcatactatgcatacaagaaaaatttgaaataattacacatgcaaaTCAAGAATGCTTATTAAACAAAAGATcggaattaatttctaaatgtaggcacgaaaataagtttctcctaaaaaactataaaaataaatgagttcaaataatatttacattaactaccctttttaaaaaaacattttaaaaaaatagcataagtaatcatttctaaagaattctttttataatagtgtcagcaaattccacaaatgtgtgaaattttacagtagttaagacatttgcaacttcctgtaatttaattttggtataaattgaagttttattaatttgatcatccATTTCTGATGaatctttgttgatgaaacacagtgttaaatggaaaaaaattttgttaagtgattttctactactaatatatatatatatatatatatatataaatatatatatatttatatatatatatatatgtatatatttatgtgcatataaatatatatatatatatatatatatatatatatatatatatatatatatatgtgcatatatatattcatatttatatgtatatatatatatatttaaatatatatatatatagatatatacatatatatatatatatatatatatatatatatatatatatatatatatatatatatatatatatatatatatatatatatatatatatatatatatatacatgctaATACTTAACAAAAActgattttattcaaaatataaattttctcgGCAAATGTTTTTCTCAATGTTCTCGTTACGCACTCTAAAACCTTCCgaataataaaaatgcattaaatgtgAAAAATCGCGCGCTTTTAGTAATGTTTTCACATTCATTgcgaaaaattttaataacttaatactCCATTTTTGTAACTGAAAAACTATCACTAAAAACTTAATATCCAAACTggatttttggtaaaatatagtagttaatttcacggaatGAAAACCCTATTCTTGACACGTGTTATTCTTAGTGTTTTCGGGAGTTTTAAACACGCAACAGAAACCACGCGTAacttttaaatgagttttcCGTCTGGgatgttacatatatatatactatatatatatactatatatatatattatatatatatatatatatatatatatatatatatatatatatatatatatatatatatatatatatatatatatatatatatacatatatatctaacACGTTGTTAGACAGTTTTTCcgtatttttttgacaaaaaataaaaattaaaagggaagaccggaattttttttttacttgatagactgcctgccgcaaccaaaccctcagtcgatgtagcaggaCTCCCTttgagtcaggctataagatagtcgatgtagtaTCACTCCGTGCAtgatttacagtaaaaaaaataaaaataaaaacattgttcatatttaaaaaaacataccgaatgttttaaaaacattcaagatttttttaaaaatattctggtcatttaaatttttatttttgcggtttttttaaaaatcaattaatttgtaattaaattattgGTTTTAATTTTCTGACAACATGCAATTGTTTGACGAAAGTCAACAGtaattaatagtaattaaaattaatttaaaatcttaaatattggttcaaaaaaaaaattgagattttttttttgaaaaaactttcacACATTCAGGAACACGTCTAGGCATAGATTCAACTCGTCAGTTTCATTATTCTCTTGGAAATTCTTTCCAAAGCTCTTCTAACGCCTGCTTCAATTGCGCAACACTGGCTATGCTTTTTTTGACCAATCTCTTGTCTATCCAAGCCCAAATGTTCTCGATGGGATTGAGATCTGGAGAACAAGCTGGCCAAGGCATGACGGTAATGTTTTTCCAATTAACCCTCTCTTTAACCAAGATTGCAATGTGAGCCGTAGCTCCATCGTGCTGAAAAATCCATTTTTGTTGTCTTCCGTAAAAAGCTCTGGTGTTGGCAAAAGTTTACTTTCGAGGATCTCTTTGCAGTCGTAATGGTTAATTCTGCCGTTATAAATGGTGCATGACCCTGTTCCTTTATGGGAGAAGCATCTCCATATTCCAACTGATCCTCCTCCGCCTTGTATCCTTGGTACATAAAAACACTCTTTGAACTTTTCACCAGCCAGCCTCTTGATGATTAGTCTTGACTTGCAATTGATCACCTCAAAATTGGATTCGTCGCTGAAAATAACATTGGTCTAGTCTTCTACAGACCAGTGAAGTCTTTATCTACACCACTTTATTCTTTTTAGGCGATCTGAGATAAGCAAAAGTGGTTTACAGGgtcatatagaatttttttttttttttttcaaattgaataattttaaaaaaaatttttttttttttaaaataataaaataatcaataaaaagtaaaataacaaatttttagaaataagtattaaataaataaatatataaagattaatataaatttgcaCAAAGTAAaacttgcaataaaaaaaaaaaaaaaaaaaaaaaaaaaagattttaacaacttaacttttttaactttttttttgtttttttttaattaattaagattaaatactaaaattattaataaaacacagAATTGAGAAGAAATTGAAGGTTTccaattataatatatatatatatatatatatatatatatatatatatatatatatatatatatatatatatatatatatacatatatatatatatatatatatatatatatatatatatatatatatgtatatatatatatatatatatatatatatatatatatatatatatatatatatatatttgtatgtatttaaGCATGCTTCAACCAAATTCATAAAAGGGTTGACAAAGATAAACTtcaaactaaatcaaaaaaacttatctgTGTCACCCAAAAAAGTCAAGCAATCCATCACTAACTAGGAGCATTTGCttgaattttactttaaattcgTCAAGAGTTTGaagagttttaagtttattagaTAAGATTTTATTCCATACTTTTGGTCCTCTAATGGATAATGAAAACTCAGTTGTGGCATTAAAACATTTAGGCTGAATATAGGTGTTGTTTGAGTATCTGGTTAAGTAtctatgtttatttattttaaaaaacgaattaaaatgtttagtattgttcttttattaactttatacatgaaaattaaaagatcaaatatttttttggtagaCATTAAGTATATTCAGCTTTATAAATAGTTCTTTAAAAGTTCGCGGAAAGTAATTTTAGGGTCATCTTTCAATCaagtaattttaaagaaaatttaggGAAAGAAATTTTAGGGTCATCTttcaataaagtaattttaaagaaaatttaggGAAAGAAATTTCAGGGTCACCTTTCAATCAAGATAACTCTGGTCTCCTGAAGTTAGTTTTAAAGGCCTACAAAGCCTTTGTAAATCTTTGATATCATTATGTAGCTCGTGGTTTTTCAACGTCGTTTGTACACATTTAAGAGAAAGATTGCACATTTGAACTATTTCTCGCTGGctatttgttttatcttttagcaGGCCTACAATTTGCCATCGTACTTTGTCTGAAACAGCTTTTCTGcccatttttatctttttactttaccGAATAATTACAAATGCGAATAActcaagatataaaaattataattttattttatttttacaagaacGTTTATACAGTTCGAAAGAAATCAACCACTAAATTTTAGATCGCTCGGATTAcattttgttgatatatttcaACTTGAGTCGTTAAATTTTAGTTGACCTTATATTTTTGCTACATTAATAATACAGGTATGTTCTAATTAAATTAGTAATTAATCAAGACTGATTAACCTAACAGATTCCAATTACAGAGAGAATCAATTAGGCCATTTAATAcacttttaattgtattaattaGTTGGTTTCAAAGATaattgtgaaaaaaacaaaaatttcacatCACCAAAGTAGTGACTCTATATTTATGCAACCcactgtatatatgtatatatatatatatatatatatatatatatttatatatatatatatatatatatatatatatatatatatatataaaataattaattattttattccttatttttatatatattatatatatatttataaaacgattacttattttatattattacgtCGTAATAGCATaagtaattacttttaaaaataatacgatgtgttttattcttgacatgtttcgtaaaatttatttacattttcaaaagattattttacaataataaaaaactctgaattatatattaaaaaatagaagtcttTACAGAGAAATATTCACGgacaaaaaattatacataataaaccaatacatttattacaaaataactcggtaaataaccaattaaaataaccaactgtcaaaaaaaaaaaatgcatatatatatatatacagtattggacaaaacatttgcaaccaacatcgaacaatgctaaaaagtgttcctaattttacatgtcttaaaaacaaaacgaactatactaccaaaGCAAACAGTTAAGGAGTCTGgcgtcatagcatgccatgacatgagcaatcagctgacaggttgttttgttgacaagtgccattttgcaatggacaaaacaagtgcaacttatttggtttgtttcattttcttaagtctggtccacgtcaacgtcacggaaattttttaataattaaaggaagtatccagaagtttaaAGAAGTTTctagaagcatgcagaagcttccagaagtttccagaagaagcatctggaagcatccagtaGCAttcagaagtatccagaaacattcagaagcatatagaagcatccagaagcttccagaagcatcaaaaagaagcatctagaatcttccagaacagttTCACACagattcattttactatataagagagaTGTAAatcgacatgtaattcagtcagtatatggatgtcaatcagtcagtattatcaagacagtttatcaaagtgagttttatcaaagtattttatcgaagaacatcaatacaagaagtgaaatacaacaagtgtttcattacatcaattcagtccacatccaaccaagatgttgtgttccacagagcattattgtatcatcactaggtaaatgtaacacggcaAGCcatgagaagcgtgattatttatttttattatttttatgacttcaagtgcaaaaatggctcccgaaagtcttggattggaactaagaaagaaaattattcgcgattacgtaagtggattGCCACAAAAAAGTAtctgtgataaatatcgcgtgaaaaaatggactgtatcaagactatgttccaaatatcgttctacggggaagttggtagcagataacaaaggtgaaagaccgcgttccaccacttctagaaaagattctatgatcgtcagatccgtcaaaaAGGATctctggatatcatcagtcgagatacaaaagcaattagagctgcctgtatcggaccgaacaatcaaaCGAGGTGCTGTTGAAGCCTGATAGTTTTCTCGACGctctgcaaagaaaccgctgatttcactaaaaaaccagtagaaaagactcctgtttactacatctcatattgactagaatgtgcagaaatggcgaactgtcctgttcagtgatgaatcgacgttcaacatcattgggagcgatggcatttgccgtgtacgacgaccggccggaaaacgcctcgatttacgttactgccataagaccatgaagcatggtggaggcaatgtaatggtctgggggtgtttttctgctaacggtctaggtccaatacatcgaagcgatggaataatggaccgtttcatgtataaaaatatcctgaaaaatgttatgttacctaatgctgaatggaatatgccagtaaaatgggtttttcagcaagacaacgttccgaaacacactgcaaaagttgtcaagcagtggtttcaagacaaccacctatcggtgatggattggccgcctcaatctccggatctcaactcTATTGAGAagctgtgggagatcgtcaaccgcagaattaatcgtgaaggtgttcgtaataaggatcaactgtttgaacaaatccaaaaggcctggccagcgattccacaaagtttcattgatcaactgattgaatctatgcctcgaagatgcaatgctttgatcgacaacaaaggattcgccacaaaatattgatagtgAAATACAGGTTGGTCAACATTTCGTCGAGTTGCACTTGCTTTTTCCAGAAGAAAATCAActtcttttaatacttttgattaatttattaactttcgtgtacaaataatgaattttgtgatgaataaaacttgaaggactttgtctctaaacagtttcatagttatttctctaaattgaaaaaatgcagcacttttatataaagaaactaaatttgcattatttggttgcactagttttgtccaatactgtatatacatatacatatatatatatatatatacatatatatatatatatatcttgttcTTTTTCCATAGTAAATTTCagatttttatgttgtttattgaGGTGTTTAAAAATTCTTGAGCTTCGTATTCAGAACTACAAATAGCAATTATGTCATCCACATaccgtttataaaaaaatggtacTGTAAAAGATCAGTTATGGACCCATGTTTGTTCATGATATCCTACGAAAATATTAGCTAAGATGGGCGCTAAAGGAGAACCCATAGCAACACCATTTGTTCGATCGTAACATTTTCTGCCAAATAGAAAATGTGAACCGGATGTGGAAAtctgaagtaattttttaaagtgaacTTGACTGATCATATTACGATCAAACAGATCGTGTTGCGGGGCTTCTCCTTTAGCGCCCATCTTAGCGAATATTTTCGTCGGATATCATGAACAAACATGGGTCAATAACTGATCTTTTACAGCACCATTTTATTATAAACGGTATGTGGATGACatagttgctttttttaattctgaataCGGAGCttaagaatttttcaaatacctcaataaataacataaaaatctgaaaaaaactATGGAAAAAGAACAAGATaaccaaattgcttttttagatgtacttatttaaaaatccaATTCGTTTTCGACTTcagtttatcacaaaaaaacgCATACaggtcaaaatttttttgttttgttcccTCATGCTACAAATTTAGACTTGTTCGGTGTTTGATCGAttgtacatttaaaattaataattcttGGTTTggttttgataaagatattaagattttatcattagttttacaaaataataaatttccccCAAAAGTTTATGACTATGAAATTAAATCCTATATTGATAAGAAAATGAACCCATCTGTGTCTAACATTGGTAATAGCTTAAATATAAGATACAATAAGCTTCCATACATTGAAATGTAATTTAATTACACTAAaaggaaaatttcaaaaattgttcataaatattgCAAGAATGTTCtcataaaactaattttcactactaataaaatacaaggttgtttttgcttaaaagaATCACTTCCTAAACTGCTTAAATCTcatgttgtctataaattttCATGCGCTGGCTGTAATGCcagttatattggagaaacctcCAGACACTTGGCAACTAGAATTAATGAGCAccttaaaagtaataaacaatcttatatatttaaacacttaaatttatctattaattgcaaaaatttgGCTTAGTGTGATTCTTTTGAGATTTTGGATAATGCCCCAACCAAACACaatttgaagataaaaaaagcCCTCCGCATTAAATGGGAAAGTTCCTCACTTAATAAACAATCTTTACATTATACTATaaacttatctatttaattttactgtcagtttatatattatatatatacatatatatatatatatatatatatatatatatatatatatatatatatatatatatatatatatatatatatatatatatatatatatatatatatatatatatatatatgtatatatctatctatatatatatatatatatatatatatgtatatatatatatatatatatatatatatatatatatatatatatatatatatatatatatatatatatatatatatatatgtatttatatatatacagtcttgGCCATAAGTTTGGAACCGATGAATTTTTTTCTCATAGGAACGTTTCTATGACGCGTACGGCATTTAACTGCTGCAGCATCGTGTTTATGCAGCATCAGTTGCATAGTTAAATGCCTTCGCGACTTCTTAATCGTTGCAAAACGTGAATCGTGTAACTTTACACCGCAGCAGAGCATCGTGAACAATATGACCCTCATTAAGCTGCATTATACACTGTTCAATGCCTAAACTATCGTTCCCTTGAACTAATTTTTACCTGAACTTATATTCGGTTGAACTAATGTTGAAATATACTTACTTATATTAACAAActatacattatattttaatcaattaattagctgatttacatatatattaactgCATATCAGTGCGAAAGGTAAGGCTTAACTtcttataagtataaaattaattaatttattcttttattgttatataagaagtaaaaatatgcaaataaatcgctttatttgtataaatgtttgcaaattatcattcaataatatatactattcataaaaatagatctattaatttataattatttatattattagcaGTAAGTATTCTACATTAACATGTACAGTGCGTAAAATGACTAGAAGTATTGAATTGTCGAAGGAGAAAAGGGCACAGATGATGATCCTACACCAGCAGAATTATTCTCACAGTAAAATAGCTGGTATACTGCACATATCTAAGTCTGCTGTCACCAAAGGCATTGCAAGAGCAAAGCAGTTGGGCACTCTGGAATCCAGAAAGAGGTCTGGACGACCTCGCATAACTTCTGCCACAACGGATCGGGTGATACATCGGCTTGCTGCTGCAAATCCAACATGGTCATCTCTCCAGATAGCAGTAAATTCATCACTTCCTGCCAGTACAAGAACAATCAGAAGACGCCTTTTGAAGGAATTCAAGCTGCCATCATGTCGTCCAGCAAAGAAAGCCATGATAAGTAAAAAGATTATCCGTGACCGCTTGACATTCTGTCGCAAGTACAAAGACTGGACTGCACAAGACTGgaaaaaaactatgttttcaGATGAGTCAACTTTTTCTCAGTTTGCCTCATATATCAGACATGTCAGGAGACCTGCAAAACAAAGATACAACATCAGGTATGTTGTTCCCACTGTGAAGTAGGCGCCTACCGTTATGGTGTGGGCAAGTTTCTCGGCATCAGGTCGAGGTGGCATATGGTTCATGCCAAAGAATACAACCATCAATGCTCAAGTTTACCTTGGGATATTAAAGGAAAAGTTGAACACTCACATGAACATTCTGAAATGTAAGGTATTTCAGCATGATGGTGCACCCTGCCACAGAGCAGCAGTTGTAACCAACTGGCTAAGACAGAAACATATCGAAGTCTTGGGTCCATGGCCTGGCTCAAGTCCTGACCTAAACCCAATAGAAAACATGTGGACAATGATTAAGCAGAAGGTTGCTGCCACAAATCCAACGTCAGAGAAGTCTCTGATTGATGCCATCAAGCGTGTATGGACAACTGCCATAACCCCAGAATACTGCGCGAAATTGTCCGATTCAATGCCAGCGAGAATAGCAGCAGTACTGGGTGCCAAAGGACATTATTCAAAATACTGATACCATTTTTTACATGACAGAATATTtacttgtatataatatttaaaataaaaatgatttcaaaagtttttgttgatattttgggtataaaaagtgtaattatatcaaaaaaccTAATCGGTTCCAAACTTATGGCCAagactgtatatataaatatatatatatatatatatatatatatatatatatatatatatatatatatatatatatatatatatatatatgtatgtatgtatatatatatatatatatatatatatatatatatatatatatatatatatatatatatatgtatgaatgtatatatatatatatatatatatatatatatatatatatatatatatatatatatatatatatatatatgtaattccGGAAAGTTCTAGAACATTTAATGACGTTAgagatttaaaagctttaatagtttttaccaataataattgtaaatatgtttttgcgGTGATTTATGACGGTGTTTTGAAGGATATTTTAGGAAAAGCATAGAGTATATATATTGaggaaaaatttgtaaataagaGAGTTTTAGTTAGGAGAAAAGattattgtttattgatttaatttatctGTTTATTGATTTGTTGATTAAGAGAAAAAACTACAAGCTAACCGGGCATGGAACCAAGTATGAGATTATTTGATATGTTTGAAACGTATGATGGCGCTTCTGATGCTGCTGTTTTGATTCAACGAACGAAAGTGATTGCTGAAATTCAGAACTTAAAGCTTGAACTACTTTTTCCGATTCTTCTCAGAGAAGCTGCTTATGCAGTGTACGATGCTTTAACCGTGGAAGATAAAAAAGATGTTGTGGAAGTCGAGCGTGTGTTATTAGCGGCGTTTTCTCTAGATGCCTATACTGCATATGAACTGTTTACAAAACGAAAATTATGTGACGGAGAAAAAGCCGACGTGTTTTTGGCTGATTTAAAACGATTAGCCTATCTTTCTAAATTATCAGAGGAGTCTGTGCGTTTGGAGTTTGTTGTGGGTTTGCCagaagtcttatcatcaagatTTCGAGCCGTAATGGACCCGATTGATATAATGTTACCCAGAGTGAGAGCTGCTTTGAACTGTGCAAATGTGATTAACAGTGACGCTGTTGGCGCTGTATCTAGACGCCATGCTACGA encodes:
- the LOC136076280 gene encoding uncharacterized protein LOC136076280, with product MAPESLGLELRKKIIRDYVSGLPQKSICDKYRVKKWTVSRLCSKYRSTGKLVADNKGERPRSTTSRKDSMIVRSVKKDLWISSVEIQKQLELPVSDRTIKRGAVEA